One segment of Mastomys coucha isolate ucsf_1 unplaced genomic scaffold, UCSF_Mcou_1 pScaffold23, whole genome shotgun sequence DNA contains the following:
- the Tgm4 gene encoding protein-glutamine gamma-glutamyltransferase 4: protein MWRQGSSCGTGMVARPTAAPSSELGVLVVYSVNMERKLNTAAHHTSEYQTKKLVVRRGQIFTLKVIVNRPLQSQDELKVTFITGQTIPFYMVELDPMTSYRSKGWQVKIAKQSGVEIVLNVISAPDAVVGRYKLSVNDYKAGVLYLLFNPWCSDDSVFMASEEERAEYILNDTGYIYMGFAKQIKEKPWTFGQFEKHILSCCFNLLGQLEHSEMQNPVIVSRAICTMMCAANGGVLMGNWTGDYPNGTAPYVWTSSVPILQQHYVTRMPVLYGQCWVFSGILTTALRAVGIPARSVTNFESAHDTEKNLTVDIYLDESGKTIPHLTKDSVWNFHVWTDAWMKRHDLPQGHDGWQVLDSTPQEISDGGFRTGPSPLTAIRQGLVQIKYDTTFVFTEVNGDKLIWLVRQNQEREKNVLIAVETASIGKNISTKMVGENRREDITLQYKFPEGSPEERKAMERASGKRTDDKLNSRTLNNTLQISVLQNSLELGAPIYLTITLRRKTTTPQNVNISCSLNLQTYTGNKKTNLGVIQKTVQIHGQESRVFLTMDASYYIYKLGMVDDEMVIKGFIIAEIVDTGERVATDTTLCFLYSAFSVEMPSTGKINQPLIITCKFTNTLPIPLTNIKFSVESLGLANMKSWEQE from the exons ATGTGGCGCCAGGGCAGCTCCTGTGGCACTGGGATGGTTGCCAGGCCCACGGCTGCTCCTTCCTCAGAACTGGGAG TGCTTGTCGTTTACTCTGTGAATATGGAGAGAAAGCTGAATACTGCTGCCCATCACACATCTGAGTACCAAACCAAGAAGCTCGTGGTCAGGCGTGGACAGATATTCACCCTGAAGGTGATAGTAAACAGACCTCTCCAATCTCAGGATGAACTGAAGGTGACATTTATTACCG GACAGACAATCCCATTCTACATGGTGGAGCTTGATCCGATGACATCCTACCGTTCTAAGGGCTGGCAGGTGAAAATTGCCAAACAGTCTGGCGTGGAG ATTGTACTGAATGTCATCAGTGCTCCTGACGCCGTAGTGGGAAGGTACAAGCTGAGTGTGAATGATTATAAAGCTGGAGTACTCTACCTTCTCTTCAATCCATGGTGTTCAG ATGACAGTGTCTTCATGGCTAGTGAGGAAGAACGAGCAGAGTACATCCTTAACGATACCGGCTACATATACATGGGTTTCGCCAAACAAATTAAAGAGAAGCCCTGGACCTTTGGTCAG TTTGAGAAGCACATCCTGAGCTGCTGCTTCAACTTGTTGGGCCAGTTGGAGCACAGTGAGATGCAGAACCCAGTGATTGTGTCCAGGGCCATCTGTACTATG ATGTGTGCTGCGAATGGTGGAGTGCTAATGGGTAATTGGACAGGAGACTATCCCAATGGCACTGCTCCATATGTGTGGACCAGCAGTGTACCAATCCTGCAGCAGCATTATGTCACCAGGATGCCTGTACTCTACGGCCAGTGCTGGGTTTTCTCTGGAATCCTGACCACAG CACTGAGAGCAGTGGGCATCCCAGCTCGCAGCGTGACTAACTTTGAGTCAGCCCACGATACAGAAAAGAACCTCACAGTAGACATCTACCTGGATGAATCGGGCAAGACAATTCCACATCTGACCAAAGACTCTGTTTG GAATTTCCACGTGTGGACAGATGCCTGGATGAAAAGGCATGATCTCCCGCAGGGCCATGATGGTTGGCAGGTCCTGGATTCTACACCACAGGAAATCAGCGACG GAGGCTTCCGCACTGGGCCTTCACCACTGACTGCTATCCGCCAGGGATTGGTCCAAATCAAGTATGACACCACGTTTGTGTTCACGGAGGTCAACGGTGACAAGTTAATCTGGTTGGTGAGGCAGAaccaggaaagggagaagaatgTCCTCATCGCTGTGGAGACTGCTAGCATCGGCAAGAACATCAGCACCAAGATGGTGGGCGAGAACAGACGTGAAGATATTACCTTGCAATACAAGTTCCCAGAAG GCAGCCCAGAGGAGAGGAAGGCCATGGAGAGGGCCTCTGGTAAACGTACTGATGACAAGCTCAACTCTCGGACACTGAACAACACTCTTCAGATATCTGTTCTCCAGAACTCTTTGGAGCTAGGAGCTCCTATCTATTTGACCATAACTTTGAGAAGGAAAACCACCACCCCACAGAATGTCAACATTTCATGCTCCCTCAAcctacagacatacacaggcaacAAGAAGACAAACCTGGGAGTCATTCAGAAGACTGTGCAGATCCACGGCCAAG AATCAAGGGTGTTTCTCACCATGGATGCCAGCTACTACAtctataaactgggcatggttgATGATGAGATGGTCATTAAAGGGTTCATCATTGCAGAAATTGTGGATACTGGTGAAAGGGTGGCCACTGATACAACCCTGTGTTTCCTGTACTCTGCCTTCTCTGTAGAG ATGCCGAGCACAGGCAAGATCAATCAGCCTCTCATCATCACTTGCAAATTCACGAACACCCTGCCCATCCCTTTGACTAACATCAAGTTCTCAGTGGAAAGCCTGGGCCTTGCTAACATGAAATCCTGGGAACAAGA GTGA